TCTGGGGTGATAGCGGCTTTTAGTAACGTTGGTGGCAGTTAGACTTCGCTCGTAGGACGAAATATACAAGATATACTGGCAAAATATTCATGGAGCCTGAAAGAATTAGGAGAAAGAGGAGAAAGAGTGGGGGATGTAGGCATGGTTGCTGGTGCGATACGCATGGTTGCTGGTGCGAGGCAAGGAAGAGCGGGAGAGGCGGTTTCGGCAGCTAAAAACGGCGGCGAAATCGGCGGTGACTTGCGCCTGTGCGACCTGCCTATGGGCGAGGCGGGCATCGTAGGTGAGATCCTGGCAGGCGGCATCGTGAGACGAAGGCTTCTCGATCTCGGCCTGGTGCCCGGCACCCGGGTTTACGCCGTGCGGCGTAGCCCGGCCGGGGATCCGACTGCGTTCCGGATTCGCGGGGCGGTCATTGCGCTTCGCAGGGAGGAGGCCGCACGGGTCCGCGTGTGCCCCGCGCAGCAATTAGATTTGGATAAGGGTAGCGTAACAGGTGGCACGCAACGTAGCGTGCGTAGCATGCAATGAGCAATGGGCAGGATCGAGAAGAGGGGTCATAGCGATAAAGGGGCACCATAGCTAACCAGCAGGCGAAAGAGCAGGCAAAGGAGCAGGGGAAAGGAGATGGCCCAAGTGGGCTCAAAGCACATCCAGCACGTCATAGCGTTGATGGGAAATCCAAATACGGGGAAAACCACGGTTTTCAATGCGCTTACCGGGTTACGCCAGCACACGGGAAACTGGCCCGGGAAGACCGTATCGCGGGCTGAGGGGAGGTATACTCACAAGAGCAGGACATTTGTGCTGGTGGACCTCCCCGGGACATATTCGCTTCTTGCTAATTCCATCGAGGAGGAGATCGCCCGTGACTTCCTGTGCTTTGGGCGGCCAGATGCGGTCATCGTGGTGGTCGATGCGACATGCCTCGAGCGAAACCTGAATCTCGTGCTTCAGGTTATCGAGATCACCAGCAAGGTGGTGGTATGCGTGAATCTGATGGATGAGGCACGTCGCAAGGGAATATACGTGGATGTTGAGGGCCTTCAACGCGAACTCGGCGTCCCGGCTATAGGGACGGTCGCTCGCACCGGGGAGGGATTAATTGAGTTGATGGATGTTGTCGATGATATCGTAACTGGCGTACGCGTGACCTCTCCAAGATGCGTCGCCTATGAACCTGAATTGGAGGATAGAATACAAAGGCTTTTGCCGGGCATCTCCGAAGCAGTTGGCGATCAACTAAATCCTCGCTGGGTGGCCCTGAGGCTCATAGAGGGGGATATGACCACAATTGACATGATACAGGACCTGGCACCGCAGGTAGCCCCCAAGTTAACCTCACAACTACTCGGGCGGCTGCCCGAAGAGGTTGACGATGGTGACTGGGAGAATAGCGGAAATAATAACGGATACAATGACTGGAATAATGGCGGATATAGTGGATATAGCGGATATAATGGTGGGAATAGAAACAATGGTAGGAATAAAGGAATGATCTGGAGGAACCTCCATGAGCAGGGTAAGGGGCGCCGGACCCAATACCGGCATGGTTACCAGAGAATCTAGATCACACCCCAGGTCGACGCAAGAGCAAAAACTGGCGACTAGCGGGACCAGCGAAACCAGCGAGACCTGCGATATCCGCGACCACATAGTGAGCAGCATCTACAGGCGGGCCGAGGCTATCGCCCGCCGGGTTGTGCAGCGTGCTGATAACACCAGCCCCTGGGACCAGAGGTTGGACGATATCCTGACATCGCGTCTGTGGGGCTACCCTGTAATGCTTCTGTTGCTCGGCATCGTCTTCTGGATAACGCTCTCGGGGGCGAATTACCCGTCTCAGGCGCTCGCGTCCTTGCTTTTCGGGATAGAGGCGCGCCTATCCGGACTCTGCATGAGGCTGGGCGCGCCGGACTGGCTCCACGGCTTCCTCATCTTTGGGGTCTATCGGGCCGTCGCGTGGGTTGTCTCCGTCATGCTGCCTCCCATGGCTATATTCTTCCCGTGCTTTACCCTGCTCGAGGACCTGGGCTATCTCCCGCGCGTGGCCTTCAACCTCGATAGCCTCTTCAAGCGCGCCGGAACGCACGGCAAGCAGGCGCTGACCATGAGCATGGGCTTCGGATGCAACGCGGCGGGCGTTATTGCGTGCCGCATCATCGATTCCCCGCGAGAGCGTCTGATCGCCATCCTGACGAACAATTTCGTCCCCTGTAACGGCCGGTTCCCGCTGCTCATAACGCTTGCGACGATATTCATGGGGAGAATGGGCGAGACCACAGCGTCGGCCGTGGAGCCCGTAGATTCAGGTGTGCAGGCCGCCTGCGGCAGCACGGCCGCGGCTGCAGCTGTTGTGGTGGGGCTCGTGCTGGTCGGGATCGTGATTACGCTCCTGGTATCCTGGTTCCTCTCCAGGACGATCCTGCGCGGCGTTCCGTCATCGTTTACACTTGAGCTGCCCCCATATCGAAAACCACAGGTCGGCCGCATCCTCCTCCGGTCGCTCATCGACAGGACGGCGTTCGTCCTGCAGAGAGCCGTTACCGTGGCTGCGCCTGCCGGGGGCATCACCTGGGTCCTGGCCAATACTTACATCCAGGGCCAGAGCATTATAGCTCATACGGCGGCCCTTATCGAGCCGTTCGGCCGGGCCCTGGGGCTGGATGGCTTCATCATAATGGCTTTTATCCTCGGCCTCCCAGCCAACGAAATCGTCCTGCCAATCCTTCTTATGAGCTATCTCTCGGCCGGCAAGATGCTGGAGGTCGAAAGCCTCGAAGCCCTCAGGGCCCTACTTGTCGAGGGGCACGGGTGGACCTGGTTGACGGCGCTCTCTATGATGCTTTTCTCGCTCCTCCACTTCCCATGTGGCACGACGCTGTGGACGATACGCAAGGAGACAGGCAGCACGAAGTGGGCGCTCGCCGCTGCCGCCCTCCCGTTGGCCGTCGCATCCGGTGTATGTTTCAGCATTACCTGGGCGACGAGGCTTTTCGGATTGCCCTGAGTTTCCTCTGCCTTGAGTTTTGGCGGCACTGGCGCGCACTGCTTAGCTTAAACTGTCGAACTGCTTGAAAGAAAAGCCGCAAAGACCTGTGGAGCGTGGAGCGAGGTGGTATCATGTTAACTGAGAGCATGGAGGACTATCTTGAAATGATCTACAGGATGGTCCAGGAGAGGGGCTCCCTCCGTGTGGTTGAGCTCGCGGAGGCGCTGGATGTCCAGCCCTCATCGATCACGAGAATGATTCAGAAAATCGATGAAGCCGGCCTTGTGCGATATGAAAAGTACAGGAACATCGTTCTCACTAAGCGGGGCGAGGAGATAGGGCGGTTCCTGGTGTGGCGCGACAAGATGCTCAAGGATTTCCTACGCGCCCTCGGCACAGTCCATGGACTCGACGTTGACGGGCAGGTTGAAGGGATCGAGCATTATATTACCCCCGCCACCATGTGCCTCATACGCAACCTTGTAGATTACTTTCGCAATAACCCCCAACGAGCCCTGGAATTAAAGGCGATGGCAGAGGGTGGGGAGAATGATCCGGCGAAATACCCAGACGGCGTTGAACTTGCGGAGCTGCGGGCCTGGAGCTACCGGCACGCGAGAGACGATTAACATCTCTTGGCATCTTAGTATCTTAGCGCCTCAGCGCCTTCTTGCCCCCGTCCTGAGAATAGCCACCACATAAATATCATCTTCAAAGATCATCTTCACCGTTTTCTCAAGAATCCCCGGCATGGCTTTGACATAGCCATGATTGGGGGGGTGAGCCTCATTGTAACCCATTGTAATTCGATGTCGCTCATGGTATACTCATGGTATAATATGGATGCGATAGATGACAGAGCAGGTGAGTCTCTTGAGCGATGCCGTAACCCCGATGCTCCGGCAATACAGGGCAATAAAGGCCAAATACGGGGACGCGATACTATTCTTCCGCCTCGGCGACTTCTATGAGATGTTTTACGAGGATGCGGAGCTCGCCTCGCGCGAGCTGGAGATCACCCTGACATCCCGCGAGGCGGGGAAGGGGCAGCGCATGCCCATGTGCGGGGTGCCGTACCATGCTGCTGAGATTTATATCGGCAGGCTCGTGAAAAATGGCCACAAGGTCGCCATATGCGAGCAGCTGGAGGACCCGAAGCTCACAAAGGGGATAGTTAAGAGGGATGTTATCCGGGTCGTTACGCCCGGCACCGTCACCGACCTCTCCATACTGGAGGAGAAGGCCAACAACTACATCATGGCGATCATCCTCGATCGCGATCGCGGCCGCGACCGCGAAGGGGCTGGCCTGGCTGCCTGCGACGTCTCGACGGGCGAGTTCCTTGTCACTGAGATCACGGGCGATGATGTTGAAAGGCGCCTGGTGAATGAGATAGCCCGCATCCAGCCGGCCGAGTGCCTCGTAGGGCCCGGGGTGCGGGAGAGCGAGAATCTTTGGGGGTTTCTCAGCGGCTTCACCGGGCTTCCCTGCACGGACTACGACGCCGGCCACTTCGCGCCGGGGCCGGCCCGGCGCGTGCTCCTCGACCATTTCAGGATCGCCTCGCTCGAGGCGTTCGGCATCGATGACCGCTCCACGCTCGCCGTGGGCGCAGCAGGGGCCCTCATGGCATACCTGGGGGAGACCCAGAAGTCCTCGCTCGGGCATATTGCCGAGCTGAAGGTCTACTCCACCGCCGGCTATATGACGATGAACGCATCAACACGGAGGAACCTGGAGCTCACGGAGAACGCGCGGGACGGGTCGCGGAAGGGTTCCCTCCTCTCGGTGCTCGATCTCACAATTACGCCAATGGGGGGCCGGCTCCTCCGGAAGTGGATCGAACAGCCATCGCTCGATCTCGGTGAGATCAACAGGAGGCTCTCGGCTGTTGAGGAGTTCGTCAACAGCCTCGTTTTGCGGGAGGACCTCAGGCGGCTCCTGCGGGATGTCCGGGATATGGAACGCCTCGTGGGGCGGGTCTCGTGCGGGCTGGGGAGCGCCCGCGATCTTGTTGCGCTGGATGCGTCGCTGAATGTCCTGCCGGATATCAAGAGGGCGCTCGGCGGGTGCACCTCGCCGGCCCTCAGGTCCCTCCTGTCCCGGTTTGATGACCTGGGCGACATCCACGATTTGCTCGAGAAAGCCCTGGTGAGCGACCCGCCCGCCACCGTGAGGGAGGGGGGCATGATCAGGGACGGGTATGATCCGGACCTTGATCGCCTCCGCAGGGTGAAAAACGAGGGCAAGATGTGGATCGCGAGTCTCGAGGCGCGCGAGCGCGAGCGGACGGGCATCAAATCGCTGAAGGTCGGCTACAACCAGGTATTCGGGTATTACATAGAAGTGACGCGGCCAAACCTGCACCTCGTCCCCGGGGATTACATCCGCAAGCAGACCATGGCCAACGCCGAGCGCTTCATAACCCCCGAGCTAAAGGAGTTTGAATCCCAGGTCCTCGGCGCCGAGGAGCGCATCATCGAGATCGAGTATGCCCTCTTTGTAGACATCCGCGACAGGGTGAGCGCGCAGGCCGAGAGGATACTTGGGGTCGCGCGGCTCGTCGCCGAGCTAGATGTCTTCGCCTCCCTGGCGGAGGTGGCTGAGCGTCGCGGCTACGTGAAGCCCGAGGTGAATGCGGGGGACTCCATCATAATCAGGGACGGCCGCCATCCCGTCGTTGAGGCGATGCTGGACGGGGTCTTCGTGCCTAATGATACAGTCATCATCCCGGCGGAGAACCAGATCATGCTGATCACAGGCCCCAACATGGCCGGGAAATCGACATATATCAGGCAGGTCGCGTTGATCGTCATAATGGCCCAGATGGGGAGCTTCGTGCCCGCGAGTGAGGCCACAATAGGCATTGTGGACCAGGTGCTCACGCGCATCGGCGCGGGCGACGACGTCTCCGCCGGTTACAGCACCTTCATGGT
The genomic region above belongs to Bacillota bacterium and contains:
- a CDS encoding ferrous iron transport protein A; translated protein: MVAGARQGRAGEAVSAAKNGGEIGGDLRLCDLPMGEAGIVGEILAGGIVRRRLLDLGLVPGTRVYAVRRSPAGDPTAFRIRGAVIALRREEAARVRVCPAQQLDLDKGSVTGGTQRSVRSMQ
- a CDS encoding iron transporter FeoB — translated: MAQVGSKHIQHVIALMGNPNTGKTTVFNALTGLRQHTGNWPGKTVSRAEGRYTHKSRTFVLVDLPGTYSLLANSIEEEIARDFLCFGRPDAVIVVVDATCLERNLNLVLQVIEITSKVVVCVNLMDEARRKGIYVDVEGLQRELGVPAIGTVARTGEGLIELMDVVDDIVTGVRVTSPRCVAYEPELEDRIQRLLPGISEAVGDQLNPRWVALRLIEGDMTTIDMIQDLAPQVAPKLTSQLLGRLPEEVDDGDWENSGNNNGYNDWNNGGYSGYSGYNGGNRNNGRNKGMIWRNLHEQGKGRRTQYRHGYQRI
- a CDS encoding ferrous iron transporter B; translated protein: MSRVRGAGPNTGMVTRESRSHPRSTQEQKLATSGTSETSETCDIRDHIVSSIYRRAEAIARRVVQRADNTSPWDQRLDDILTSRLWGYPVMLLLLGIVFWITLSGANYPSQALASLLFGIEARLSGLCMRLGAPDWLHGFLIFGVYRAVAWVVSVMLPPMAIFFPCFTLLEDLGYLPRVAFNLDSLFKRAGTHGKQALTMSMGFGCNAAGVIACRIIDSPRERLIAILTNNFVPCNGRFPLLITLATIFMGRMGETTASAVEPVDSGVQAACGSTAAAAAVVVGLVLVGIVITLLVSWFLSRTILRGVPSSFTLELPPYRKPQVGRILLRSLIDRTAFVLQRAVTVAAPAGGITWVLANTYIQGQSIIAHTAALIEPFGRALGLDGFIIMAFILGLPANEIVLPILLMSYLSAGKMLEVESLEALRALLVEGHGWTWLTALSMMLFSLLHFPCGTTLWTIRKETGSTKWALAAAALPLAVASGVCFSITWATRLFGLP
- the mntR gene encoding transcriptional regulator MntR gives rise to the protein MLTESMEDYLEMIYRMVQERGSLRVVELAEALDVQPSSITRMIQKIDEAGLVRYEKYRNIVLTKRGEEIGRFLVWRDKMLKDFLRALGTVHGLDVDGQVEGIEHYITPATMCLIRNLVDYFRNNPQRALELKAMAEGGENDPAKYPDGVELAELRAWSYRHARDD
- the mutS gene encoding DNA mismatch repair protein MutS, producing the protein MLRQYRAIKAKYGDAILFFRLGDFYEMFYEDAELASRELEITLTSREAGKGQRMPMCGVPYHAAEIYIGRLVKNGHKVAICEQLEDPKLTKGIVKRDVIRVVTPGTVTDLSILEEKANNYIMAIILDRDRGRDREGAGLAACDVSTGEFLVTEITGDDVERRLVNEIARIQPAECLVGPGVRESENLWGFLSGFTGLPCTDYDAGHFAPGPARRVLLDHFRIASLEAFGIDDRSTLAVGAAGALMAYLGETQKSSLGHIAELKVYSTAGYMTMNASTRRNLELTENARDGSRKGSLLSVLDLTITPMGGRLLRKWIEQPSLDLGEINRRLSAVEEFVNSLVLREDLRRLLRDVRDMERLVGRVSCGLGSARDLVALDASLNVLPDIKRALGGCTSPALRSLLSRFDDLGDIHDLLEKALVSDPPATVREGGMIRDGYDPDLDRLRRVKNEGKMWIASLEARERERTGIKSLKVGYNQVFGYYIEVTRPNLHLVPGDYIRKQTMANAERFITPELKEFESQVLGAEERIIEIEYALFVDIRDRVSAQAERILGVARLVAELDVFASLAEVAERRGYVKPEVNAGDSIIIRDGRHPVVEAMLDGVFVPNDTVIIPAENQIMLITGPNMAGKSTYIRQVALIVIMAQMGSFVPASEATIGIVDQVLTRIGAGDDVSAGYSTFMVEMIETREHLVAAARRRIRAGSGSGPGHSLVLVDELGRGTSTYDGIAIAQAYVEAMARAGGCKVLFSTHFHELTRLEGEIDGVRNYHMETVVREGRPVFLYKIAPGPVARSFGINVARMAGFDAAFCRRAEQILKDLERRNPERLQLSLFGMVEAASQMESRGQRDDQGAPVGIDGSITGDGAVGDAPADEGSKGGAQCDGTGRGEAEWEIEILDYIRNLDIDNLTPVEALQKLHELQQRLRAAGQVD